The DNA window ACGAATGTTTACCTAGAAATGGGACAAGTACAAAACAATACCAATCCTTTATTGCCTATCGCAAGGCCATTAAATACCTACAAAATGCATATTGTCAACGTGATGTACCTGTGAGTACAGCAAACTTGTTTATACCCAGATTAAAGTATTTATGTTCAATGCCATTGAAAATAAGTTTAGTCGCATAGGCATATTCATAAAAACAAGGAAACAAATTAGTACGGATAAAAGCGAAGTCATATTAGCTAAATTAATTGTgtagaaaatggaaaattttacagaagaAGAGCTATTGGCAATGGCAGTTGCACTTGAAGAAGAAGAAGCCGAAGAAGCTTCCGCTCCAAAGAAAAGAAAATAGGTCCGCGAAGCTTAGACAAAACGTAGCACAGAAGGCGAATTTGCTATGATTTATAAAGAATTAGTGGCAGACCCAGTTAAAtttcaagaatattttaagatgtCAACGGGTTGCTTCGAGGCTTTGTTAGATAAACTTGAGGTTTATTTGAAAAAAGAAGATACCAAATTCCTCCTGGCTATTGCACCTCGTGAAAGATTAGCTGTGTGTTTAAGGTATGTTTCGCCAAATAAGAGTCATTCTCTTTTGTATTATCTAttaattattatattattttatataGGTATCTCACAACAGGAGATTCTTTGAAAACAGTATTATTCAgttagggatgatccataaatgacgtagcattttttgagtgatttttaacaccccccctcccccatcgtagcatttcgtcacaaacctctaaataccccccctggtaattacgtagcttgacggtaactctgcccccccTTTTCCCCGTAAATTTgttaaaaattctattctattcccctttaaaaaagctacgtagcatgacaggaccccctaccccccctgtcgtcacacatcatcacaaaatacaaaactcccccctcccccatatcatgccacgtcatttatggatgatccctcaTCGCCTAGGACATAGTACAGTTCATGATATCGTCAACGAATCTTGTAAGATAATAGTGGATAAATTGCTAAAAGAAGTGATACCACAGCCAACTGAACAAATATGGAAAGACACAGCAAGACAGTTTTACGATCAATGGAACTTTCCAAATTGCATAGGTGCTCTAGATGGGAAACACATCAACATTCAATCGCCTGGAAACAGTGGATCTGTGTATTTTAATTACAAGAAGACATTTTCCATCGTATTGCTTGCTCTTGTCGACGCTAACTATAACTTTTTGGCAGTCGATGTTGGTGCTCAAGGACGCAATAGTGATGGAGGAATTTTTGCCAATTCCAATCTTGGGAAATCTCTGGAAAGTAGAAGTCTCTCTGTACCTTCGGATTCTGCGCTGCCTGGAACAAACAATGTTGCACCTTATGTAATTGTTGATGATGAGGCGTTCCCGCTTAAGACTTATCTCCTAAGACCATATCCGGGACAAGGTTTAAGTGTTGAAAAACGAATTTTTAATTACCGATTGAGTCGTGCCAGGAGAACGTCAGAAAATGCGTTTGGTATTCTGATTCAAAAATTCCGAATTTATAATCGACGAATACAAGCAGATTCTAAATATGCTGACTATATTGTACTTGCGACATGAGTGCTTTTTCATTTCATCCGAAAGTACGACAGCGTGCAAGATATACAAGGTGGCGAAGGACCATCACGCCAAAATCAACAAGATCTTCAACAGCTACCTCAGCAAGGTGGAAATGCGTCACAAGCTGCCTTCCAAATTCGAGAAAATTTTAAGAATTATTTCAATTCCGATATTGGATCTGTTCCGTGGCAAATCGCGTCTATAAATAATTGATAAGACTTATTATTATAAGTATTTTTATAATGAAATGATTGAATAAAACACATACACTTTAAATCCGCCTTTATTTATCTTATTTGCTAAATGACCGAAACAAACTGTTTGCTTTTCATGACCATCGAATTTTACAAACAAAGCATTCCGAAATCGGTTCAAAATTGTTAACGGTTTTTGATGGATTCCAGTTTAAATGTAACTATCGATCATTAGTTTTCAATTTACAGGTCGAAGTGTaatcacgacactccggttatgtcacagctATTACCACGTCATCTTTTTATATCGGTCTTTGATAAGGAATTTCGTTCAATGTTCACCGAAATACCGGTTGCGCCAGATTGCGAACTGAAACCAGCAAAAAATCCGACATAGTTCACTGGAGTACATATATTCGGTACAGTTAATCAATTGGTGGGAAAGGGTAACCTTGGGAAAAAATAGGAATATACTATTGTGCCAAACATTTATTCAGACACCTCTTTCATCCaataaaattggaaaaaatgatcTCAAATTTTCGGCGTCACTGTTGATGTTCATCCCACCGATGTCCCTGTTAGTGTTAATGTTATTCCTGTTGATGTTGTTGATAATGTTGCTGACGATGTTGCTGATGCTGTTGATGTTGTTGGTATTTCTACTGGTGTTGATGTTGCTGTAGTTGATATGGCTTATGTTGCTGTCGTCTAAGTCGTCGATGTCGCTGTTGGCGTTACTGTTGCTGTCGTCGATGCCGTCGGTGTTGCTGTTGATATGGCTTATTCTGTTGATGTTGTTGTTGGTACTGCGGTTATTGTTTATGTTGCTGTCGTCTATATCATCGTCGTTGTTGGCATTAATAAAGTTGCTATTGtcgatgttgttgttgtttatgtCGTTGATGGTGTTGTCGTCCATGTCGTCAATGTCGTCGTTGGGGTCACTGTTGTTGCTGATGAAGTTGTTGATGTTGGCATCGATAGTTCTGTTGATGCTGCTGTCGTTGGTCATGTtggtgttgttgttgctgttgatgATGTTGCTGTTGTCGATGTCGTTGTTACTGTTGATGTTGCTGTTCATAATCGTTTTGTTGTTGATACTGCCGTCGCTGTCGATATTGGTGTTGTCGTGATTGTAGAAGAATGCTCCGATACCGTCATCGCAATCCAATGACCCATCTCCGTTTCTTTCGGAGTTCTGGTCCATTAAGTTCATTAATTCGTATATATTTACAATGGCGAAAATTTTCGCCTTTGCTTTTATTTGCAATAATGGAGATAAGGTTTTCAGGGTGGCGCCACATCCCGCCAGAAATGTGTCGATGTGGTTGGTTTCATTTCTTTTTAGAATATACTCCATTAACATTTCTGATGGCTTCGCAGATTTTGGTACATCGTGTGGTACtcgttttcttttttattaGGTGGATTCTTCGCCTCAACGCGAACCGCATCGCGTTCCAACTCCGGTTCTTGTTCACCAACGGATTCGGGCGCAGAACAACCAGCGCCATCAGTGCTTATGTTACTGATGGTCGCCCGCTCAACCATGGTTGGTTTCAAAAAGCCAAGTTGGTGGTGGTATTTATAGGGCTTCAACGGTTTCGCCCCTTGGCCGCTTTTGGTTGCCTCTTTTTTCAAGGATTTGCGATAAATATCGCGTATATTAACCCACCGGGTCTTGCATGCGGCTCCTTAAAGTAGGGTTAGAGAAACTTATATTTAGGTACTTTAatctaaataaatttaaaatagtaaaattttaaaatggtaaaattttgttttgtgattttGAAGGCAGGGCAATAAAGGATCCTTTTTTGTAATATCAagttttatttatacattcattgtgcacgaaataaaaatattttccaacgtCCAACAATTTCCACGTCGGGGAGCGCCGcgacgaacacgataactcttgattgTCTGATACTTGAaattgaatatgatttgtaaagcttagacttgtagttactcgctgaaccaaaaaaatggaaaaaagttagagtttcggaaaatggtttcataaaaaccgaaaaatcccatattccactgtaaaattcgctcttttttcttcaaaataatagggaaagaaattttttatttggttttctgtggttcatcgacagactgcacatattgtgcattctaataaaaaaaatcaagtcaaggaaaaaaacgctgtacaaaatgacccattgggtttttgcctttctatatataaagaaaggctatgcaatcaccccaaaaatcgattttccaaccgaggcccggaggtccgagtgtcatatcccattcgattcatttcgtcgagatcgcaaaatgtctgtgtgtatgtatgcgtgtatgtttgtgtgtgtcaaataatgtcactaaattttctcagagatagctgaaccgatttgcacaaattcaatttcaaatgaacagtataacgctcccataagacgctatttaatttttagttgatcgaacttacggttccggagttacgggttgaagagtatggtCACACAgccaattcccatataaactggtaaccctatgatgtccgaatgatataatacatattcaaatacgttcaacattacttggctttgcgggtctagatcactaatgaccaattaaagtagttgtgaccacattggtcacctatgacggatcttgatgcccccggtAAACTCAATTGactgcaattgaatttcatttagttctgacttttggttccggagttacaggttggttattgcggtcacatttcttatatgaaccggtacaatcgtaatacctcatacgttcaaaatctattgaaatgaacatcaaattacttcgattcgcaggcctagatcactgacgGCGAATCAAAAATCATTGTAATGTATTACCAACTATCGATAATTTTGGAAGTCCCGGGTCCCGGGCAaattccagaactaaagccacttcagtgatgactgaaccaaatttcactaacctagtctcaaatggaaggtataatatgaagttcggtgTTGAACCCTCCATTTACTCCTCCACCTCCTACctctcaacccccccccccctccttctCTCACCACCACCCCTCTTAGACCAACCTCCCTtctgcatttccttcatccaccctgtatactaaaataagttagatgattcccgaCGCATCCTCCCCCTCCCTCTAATTATATCACTTCCCTTCTCCACGATGAAGTTAACGTGAAGACAACATCAGCGTGAGCTCagctgattaagctatataaatattatatttttgtttgtttcaagtatgtcggtgtcgacatgttgcttatcaggttcgtgacagtcgtgcacttatatatgctTATCAAATGTGATAAGAtgtgtaatagacatttccacaatgtcatattgaacgtaaccaggCATTAAACCACAATTTGGATAAATCAGAAAGGCacgattgcaccgctaggtggattacaacaggtttttaatttaaaatttcaaattcaaaatgtaactttttttactaTCAATAAATGTAGAAAAATACTTTAGTCTCCAGACTTACCATCTGAATTTAATAGGTTTCCTATTTTTCTCCAGATCTCCTCCTTCTTCTTTGTATGCATATAATGTTTATGGGCTAGGTTGTATAACTCTGGATACTTTCGCACGTCTTCTATTAGCAACTCGTCATCCATGGCCAAATCGTAATCGCACCTAGTCGTAATAACCTTCACAGCGAAAAAGTCAAACAGTATATGGGACCAGTTTATCTTCTTCATATCTCTTATAACGTTCGCTTACGCCCTAcctttctctctctctatctcacTCTCACACACACACCCTCCATACACGTGGAAAAT is part of the Topomyia yanbarensis strain Yona2022 chromosome 1, ASM3024719v1, whole genome shotgun sequence genome and encodes:
- the LOC131676007 gene encoding glycosyltransferase-like protein gnt13, producing the protein MDQNSERNGDGSLDCDDGIGAFFYNHDNTNIDSDGSINNKTIMNSNINSNNDIDNSNIINSNNNTNMTNDSSINRTIDANINNFISNNSDPNDDIDDMDDNTINDINNNNIDNSNFINANNDDDIDDSNINNNRSTNNNINRISHINSNTDGIDDSNSNANSDIDDLDDSNISHINYSNINTSRNTNNINSISNIVSNIINNINRNNINTNRDIGGMNINSDAENLRSFFPILLDERGV
- the LOC131676008 gene encoding uncharacterized protein LOC131676008 is translated as MKKINWSHILFDFFAVKVITTRCDYDLAMDDELLIEDVRKYPELYNLAHKHYMHTKKKEEIWRKIGNLLNSDGAACKTRWVNIRDIYRKSLKKEATKSGQGAKPLKPYKYHHQLGFLKPTMVERATISNISTDGAGCSAPESVGEQEPELERDAVRVEAKNPPNKKENEYHTMYQNLRSHQKC